A single region of the Corallococcus macrosporus genome encodes:
- a CDS encoding DUF2716 domain-containing protein encodes MPLSSDAEHHALDHAWPSAEQGNVRFVVDDAFFRLEHDARLELYRDLSERMLAVFRELTPPGGWLYALDPRHPCYRFYPHVRFETGATLQEMTGLYTREHMEQVERGIHPPSFEPRWAMDVHPAGDPEHLFAPPDFHFVFAARYRVGNFDGLEAPGRGPIETETYELLGHRLIAAVDANPPALFQRARRLGPDE; translated from the coding sequence ATGCCTTTGTCCTCCGATGCGGAGCACCACGCGTTGGACCACGCATGGCCGTCCGCCGAGCAGGGCAATGTGCGCTTCGTCGTCGACGACGCCTTCTTCCGCCTGGAGCACGACGCCCGGCTGGAGCTCTACCGCGACCTGTCCGAGCGGATGCTCGCCGTGTTCCGCGAGCTGACCCCGCCCGGCGGTTGGCTCTACGCGTTGGATCCGCGGCACCCGTGCTACCGCTTCTACCCGCACGTGCGCTTCGAGACCGGCGCGACGCTCCAGGAGATGACCGGGCTCTACACGCGCGAGCACATGGAGCAGGTGGAGCGCGGCATCCACCCGCCGTCGTTCGAGCCGCGCTGGGCCATGGACGTCCACCCGGCGGGGGACCCCGAACACCTCTTCGCGCCGCCGGACTTCCACTTCGTCTTCGCGGCGCGCTACCGCGTGGGCAACTTCGACGGGCTGGAGGCGCCGGGCCGTGGCCCCATCGAAACGGAGACCTACGAGCTGCTGGGACACCGCCTCATCGCCGCCGTGGACGCCAACCCGCCGGCGCTCTTCCAGCGCGCGCGCAGGCTCGGGCCCGACGAATGA
- a CDS encoding EamA family transporter — protein MTWWMYALLSAVFAALTAVLAKVGVEGVPSTLATALRTVVVLVFAWSIALARGEQHALPSLSRKTLLFLALSGVATGLSWLAYFRALQLGPASRVAPIDKLSLALTVTFAVLILKEPLSWRLGLGVALIVAGTLLTLE, from the coding sequence ATGACCTGGTGGATGTATGCCCTGCTGTCCGCGGTGTTCGCGGCGCTGACCGCGGTGCTGGCGAAGGTGGGCGTGGAGGGAGTGCCCTCCACGCTCGCGACGGCATTGCGCACCGTGGTGGTGCTCGTCTTCGCGTGGAGCATCGCGCTGGCTCGCGGTGAGCAGCACGCGCTGCCCTCGCTCAGCCGCAAGACATTGCTGTTCCTGGCGCTGTCGGGCGTGGCGACGGGCCTCTCGTGGCTGGCCTACTTCCGGGCCCTGCAATTGGGCCCGGCGTCACGCGTGGCGCCCATCGACAAGCTCAGCCTGGCGCTCACGGTGACGTTCGCGGTGCTCATCCTCAAGGAGCCCCTGTCCTGGCGGCTGGGATTGGGCGTGGCCCTCATCGTCGCGGGCACGCTCTTGACCCTCGAATAG